A window of the Branchiibius hedensis genome harbors these coding sequences:
- the panB gene encoding 3-methyl-2-oxobutanoate hydroxymethyltransferase, whose protein sequence is MSEQTAPYGAGTPPQTRPRRTRIVHLLEAKQRGERWAMLTAYDRASAAIFEEAGIPVLLVGDSAANNALGYDTTLPVTTDELLPLVRAVVRGAPNTLIVADLPFGSYEVSPQQALETAVRFMKEGQAHAVKLEGGAEMAPVIEAITAAGIPVMAHIGFTPQSEHALGGYRVQGRGEEKARELLRSAHAVQDAGAFAVVLEMVPAPIAAQVTAELTIPTVGIGAGVGCDAQVLVWYDFAGLNDRKMPRFVKQYADLHGTLLAAAQEYKAEVEAGTFPGPEHSFDS, encoded by the coding sequence ATGAGCGAACAGACCGCGCCGTACGGCGCCGGCACGCCACCGCAGACCCGTCCGCGGCGGACCCGCATCGTGCATCTGCTGGAAGCCAAACAGCGCGGCGAGCGGTGGGCGATGCTGACGGCGTACGACCGGGCCTCGGCGGCGATCTTCGAGGAGGCCGGGATTCCGGTGCTGCTCGTGGGCGACTCGGCCGCGAACAATGCGCTGGGCTACGACACCACGTTGCCGGTGACGACCGATGAATTGTTACCGCTGGTGCGGGCCGTGGTGCGTGGCGCCCCCAACACGCTGATCGTCGCCGACCTGCCGTTCGGTAGTTACGAGGTCAGTCCGCAGCAGGCACTGGAGACCGCGGTGCGCTTCATGAAGGAAGGCCAGGCGCACGCGGTCAAGCTGGAAGGTGGCGCCGAGATGGCGCCCGTGATCGAGGCGATCACCGCTGCTGGCATCCCGGTGATGGCGCACATCGGTTTCACCCCGCAGAGCGAGCACGCCCTGGGTGGTTACCGGGTGCAGGGCCGCGGCGAGGAGAAGGCCCGGGAATTGCTGCGCTCTGCGCATGCGGTCCAGGACGCGGGTGCGTTCGCCGTGGTGCTGGAGATGGTGCCCGCGCCGATCGCGGCCCAGGTCACGGCCGAACTGACCATCCCGACCGTCGGGATCGGCGCCGGTGTCGGCTGCGACGCGCAGGTGTTGGTCTGGTACGACTTCGCCGGGTTGAACGATCGCAAGATGCCGCGCTTCGTCAAGCAGTACGCCGATCTGCACGGCACCCTGTTGGCAGCCGCGCAGGAGTACAAGGCCGAGGTCGAAGCCGGGACGTTCCCGGGGCCCGAGCACTCCTTCGACAGCTGA
- a CDS encoding MFS transporter produces the protein MSQPTQPATTYDNPADLRRLALPIYGPSLLFGLGEGAILPVVALSARSFGASVAVAALMVMLINAGSLVFNVPASIICDRYGERLAIVGASALGVLATVLCLVAGNLAVFSVGVFLIGIASSVFLLARQTYLTEAVPAQYRARALSTLGGVMRVGVFIGPFLGAAAMAVWHLQGAYVVCVVALLLAGILGATLKDLPGHGRAARTAPDAAPAPTVRAILREKWPVFITVGVGILLVSAVRQSRQAVIPLWAEHLGLSPQVSSVIYGVSSAIDMLVFYPAGKVMDVRGRRWVTVPSMLVMGLSMLAMPLTHGVATLTLVSCILGFGNGIGAGMVMTLGADFAPELGRAQFLGIWREMSDIGGTAGPLLLAAFTALLGLGPAIAISGVIGLVAALQMWRAVPRRSG, from the coding sequence CTGTCGCAACCGACCCAGCCGGCCACCACGTACGACAACCCCGCGGATCTGCGCAGGCTCGCCCTACCGATCTACGGCCCGAGCTTGCTGTTCGGGCTCGGCGAAGGTGCGATCCTGCCGGTCGTCGCCTTGTCCGCGCGGTCGTTCGGTGCGTCCGTCGCCGTGGCCGCCCTGATGGTGATGCTGATCAACGCTGGGTCCCTGGTCTTCAACGTGCCCGCATCGATCATCTGCGACCGGTACGGCGAGCGGTTGGCAATCGTCGGAGCCTCGGCTCTGGGGGTCCTGGCGACCGTGCTGTGCCTGGTCGCCGGCAACCTCGCCGTCTTCTCCGTCGGTGTCTTCCTGATCGGCATCGCCAGTTCGGTGTTCCTGCTGGCCCGCCAGACGTATCTGACCGAAGCCGTGCCCGCCCAGTACCGCGCGCGGGCCCTGTCCACCCTGGGCGGGGTCATGCGGGTCGGTGTCTTCATCGGTCCGTTCCTCGGCGCCGCGGCCATGGCGGTGTGGCACCTGCAGGGGGCGTACGTCGTGTGCGTCGTCGCGCTGCTGCTGGCCGGCATCCTGGGGGCGACATTGAAAGACCTGCCCGGGCACGGCCGGGCGGCCCGCACAGCGCCGGATGCCGCCCCGGCACCGACGGTTCGCGCCATCCTGCGCGAGAAGTGGCCCGTCTTCATCACGGTCGGTGTCGGCATCCTGCTGGTCTCGGCCGTCCGGCAGTCCCGCCAGGCGGTCATCCCGTTGTGGGCAGAGCACCTGGGCCTGAGCCCCCAGGTCAGTTCGGTGATCTACGGCGTCTCCAGCGCGATCGACATGCTGGTCTTCTACCCGGCCGGCAAAGTGATGGACGTCCGCGGTCGGCGGTGGGTGACGGTGCCCTCGATGCTGGTCATGGGCCTGTCCATGCTCGCCATGCCGCTGACGCACGGCGTCGCGACGCTGACGCTCGTCTCCTGCATCCTCGGCTTCGGCAACGGGATCGGTGCCGGCATGGTGATGACCCTCGGTGCGGACTTCGCTCCCGAGTTGGGCCGGGCGCAGTTCCTCGGGATCTGGCGCGAGATGTCGGACATCGGTGGCACGGCAGGGCCGCTGCTGCTGGCCGCCTTCACCGCCCTGCTCGGTCTCGGCCCGGCCATCGCGATCTCCGGGGTGATCGGACTGGTTGCCGCGCTGCAGATGTGGCGCGCCGTCCCACGGCGATCCGGGTGA
- a CDS encoding MFS transporter, whose translation MNAYRRLLALPGARSFVVSAAVGRLGNAMFGVAIVAMISGRTGSYGLAGAVSAVGLIVFAITAVIVGRLIDTHGQRTIALPLVAWGVSWSIMTVLASVLSWPTWTLFVTYSLSAIVVEIGTMSRARWVHLAPDDQRHAAMALEQVADEISFVIGPALAAALATILFPESGFILAVVLYASGTVLLMANRRTEPPARAEHVHQPTLAIAQPGIQVLAVCLFLVGVIFGSNEIVTIAVSKQFGHASLAGIVLGTFALGSAIAALGFGSRTVRMPMRRVLLASALILVVMQAPILLAHSVGVLAVLMFLAGLAAAPALVTSMNLTQQLIPVHQINEALSVVLTAMLVGVAAGSAVGGVVADHVTGAHAYLVPLLAGALLALTAALGQRTLAHPREGVAADYIETV comes from the coding sequence CTGAACGCCTACCGCCGCCTCCTAGCCCTTCCCGGAGCGCGCTCGTTCGTCGTCAGCGCCGCCGTCGGTCGCCTCGGCAACGCGATGTTCGGTGTGGCGATCGTCGCGATGATCTCCGGCCGGACCGGTTCCTACGGACTGGCCGGCGCAGTCTCCGCGGTCGGGCTGATCGTCTTCGCCATCACCGCGGTGATTGTCGGTCGCCTCATCGACACCCACGGCCAGCGCACCATCGCGCTGCCCCTGGTCGCGTGGGGCGTGTCCTGGTCGATCATGACCGTCCTCGCTTCGGTGCTGTCCTGGCCGACCTGGACGCTGTTCGTCACGTATTCGTTGAGCGCGATCGTCGTCGAGATCGGCACCATGTCTCGCGCTCGCTGGGTGCACCTGGCCCCCGACGATCAGCGGCACGCGGCGATGGCACTGGAACAGGTGGCCGACGAGATCTCCTTCGTCATCGGACCCGCGCTCGCCGCCGCGCTGGCGACCATCTTGTTCCCCGAATCCGGATTCATCCTGGCGGTGGTGCTCTACGCCAGTGGCACCGTGCTGCTGATGGCCAACCGGCGTACCGAGCCGCCCGCCCGCGCTGAGCACGTGCACCAACCCACCCTGGCGATCGCTCAACCCGGTATCCAGGTGCTTGCGGTCTGCCTGTTCCTGGTCGGTGTCATCTTCGGCAGCAACGAGATCGTCACGATCGCGGTGAGCAAACAGTTCGGTCATGCGAGTCTGGCGGGCATCGTCCTGGGCACCTTCGCGCTGGGGTCGGCGATTGCGGCGCTGGGTTTCGGTTCGCGCACCGTGCGGATGCCGATGCGCCGGGTCCTCTTGGCCTCCGCACTGATTCTCGTCGTGATGCAGGCGCCGATCCTGCTGGCTCACTCGGTCGGCGTACTCGCCGTCCTGATGTTCCTGGCCGGGCTGGCTGCCGCGCCTGCGCTCGTGACCTCGATGAACCTGACCCAACAACTGATCCCGGTGCACCAGATCAACGAAGCGCTCAGTGTGGTCCTGACCGCCATGCTGGTGGGCGTCGCCGCCGGTTCTGCGGTGGGCGGGGTGGTGGCCGATCACGTCACCGGCGCCCACGCCTACCTGGTGCCGCTGCTTGCTGGAGCATTGCTCGCACTCACCGCGGCCCTTGGCCAGCGGACCCTGGCGCACCCGCGCGAAGGCGTCGCCGCCGACTATATAGAGACGGTATAA
- a CDS encoding methionine aminopeptidase encodes MQYWYNVDTAQVESDDDRSPNANVMGPYDSPEAAQNALQTAHEKSEQWDEEDRRWNDEGQR; translated from the coding sequence ATGCAGTACTGGTACAACGTCGACACCGCGCAGGTGGAGTCGGACGACGACCGCTCGCCCAACGCCAACGTCATGGGCCCGTACGACTCGCCCGAGGCGGCGCAGAACGCACTGCAGACCGCGCACGAGAAGTCCGAGCAATGGGACGAAGAGGACCGGCGCTGGAACGACGAAGGACAGCGCTGA
- the ppgK gene encoding polyphosphate--glucose phosphotransferase, with protein MSATYPLGIDVGGSGIKGAPVDLSTGEFADDRLRIETPQPSTPAAVADVIAQIVEHFEDKIGGEAIGITLPAVVTHGVVRTAANIDSGWIGMAAEEMLSAKLGHPVTVVNDADAAGVGELHYGAARDHEGLVLVSTLGTGIGSALLNEGALVPNTELGHLEIDGHDAEHKAADSARDREDLSWEKWAGRLQRYYSHVEDLLWPDLIVVGGGVSKKAEKFLPLLHLRAPIVAAQLENAAGIVGAAWLADARAKSAKKK; from the coding sequence ATGAGCGCGACGTACCCCTTGGGCATTGACGTAGGCGGCAGCGGCATCAAGGGCGCCCCGGTCGATCTGTCGACCGGGGAGTTCGCCGACGACCGGTTGCGCATCGAGACCCCGCAGCCGTCGACTCCGGCGGCCGTCGCCGACGTGATCGCGCAGATCGTCGAGCACTTCGAGGACAAGATCGGCGGTGAAGCGATCGGCATCACGCTGCCGGCCGTCGTCACCCACGGCGTCGTGCGCACCGCCGCGAACATCGACTCCGGCTGGATCGGGATGGCGGCCGAGGAGATGCTCAGCGCGAAGCTCGGGCACCCGGTCACCGTGGTCAATGACGCCGACGCCGCGGGCGTCGGCGAGTTGCACTACGGCGCAGCCCGCGATCACGAGGGCCTGGTCCTGGTCTCGACGTTGGGCACCGGTATCGGCAGCGCGCTGCTCAACGAAGGTGCTCTAGTCCCGAACACCGAGCTGGGCCACCTGGAGATCGACGGCCACGATGCCGAGCACAAGGCCGCGGACAGCGCACGCGACCGCGAGGACCTGTCCTGGGAGAAGTGGGCCGGTCGGTTGCAGCGTTACTACAGCCACGTCGAGGACCTGCTGTGGCCCGACCTCATCGTGGTGGGCGGCGGCGTCAGCAAGAAGGCCGAGAAGTTCCTGCCGCTGCTGCACCTTCGGGCACCGATCGTGGCGGCCCAACTGGAGAACGCCGCCGGCATCGTCGGTGCCGCCTGGCTGGCCGACGCACGAGCCAAGAGCGCGAAGAAGAAGTAA